From the Trifolium pratense cultivar HEN17-A07 linkage group LG4, ARS_RC_1.1, whole genome shotgun sequence genome, the window gttttattgacTTGTATCAAGATAAACCAACAACACTAATAAGTAGTTGGcaaaaattttgaataattttattgttttgaagAGGAGGGTTAcctgtctaattttttttaagttatggCAAAGAATAGTTAGAAATTGATATGCTAATATATCATACATTCACAAAACATTGGTTATCATACAACATATCATGATATTACCCAATTAGAGTACACATTCATATAACGTAATAAGTTTCAAAATGAAACTAGAGATTGGAAATACATAATTTACATATTGATCAAAAAGTTTGATGATTTATAAAATGCAGTACAACAAAAGCATAAATTGTTATTTATCCTCATGATGTCACTTTAATTGCGACGTTGAATAGTAACAAAGAGTTGAAATGTATCCGGAAATAGCTCTAATATCAAGGTGTCACCGGGTCTTGGCCTTTGAGTAAGCATATAAGCAAACCAGTCGTCGCCAATAAATGCTCCCATATTCTGTGATCTGGTCGAAGTATGAATAGGGCATCGATAATGAAAATCTATATCTTCCGATATCAAGTCAACAAAGGTTGCTTGTGAAAGTACACCTCTTGAAAGAGCATTTGGAAAGTGCTGTTATATTCAAAGTACTTTATAAGACTTAGTAGGAAGTTATTTTCAATAATCAtgatttaataacaataaacaataaataaattctagGCATTACCAGAACTTGGTTTTTTGAAAGTTTTGCCATTGATGTGGTAACTATTTTATTCCATTCAATTGGTTCTTCATCAGCATCTACAGCCTGTTGATTGTTTGGATTTATGACATCATTTTGAGGCTCATCAGCATCCTCAACTTCTTCAACATTGTCCTTCAAATAAACAGTATGTATCAGAATATTTATTTTGCAAACAGATTTAAATTGGTAACgaatttaaatgaaatattacGAATGTACATTACCAAGATTATGGTTCCCTCATCAGATTCATCATCAGTTAAGCCTTCTTCAAAAACTTCAGTGGATGCATGTGATTGATCATCAAATGATTCAATGAAAGTCAATGAAAACTGATTGTTTGTAACTGTATACTCTAGACGCACTTTTGTTGGTCTTTCCAATCCAAATGTATAGCAAACATCATTTCCAAACATAACTTTATCAGTGTCTTTGAATTGAAAATGCACAGGTACTGATGTATCGTTCCACACAATCCAACCATAGTTAAGTCGATTCAATTCCCTTTCCCATTGTTGATAGAAGTCAATTGGGATGTGAATGTTGCtctaaatttgaaaaaatattagttatgaatataatttttttccataacATCAACGAATATAAAAACAGTTTATAAAGAATTGCAATGTACCTCAGATGGATTGATGATAGTTTCGAATAATGTTGGCCGATTACTATTATCGATAGTTCCAATCACCGTCATTTGGAACTcatttttactaattttataaTCCATAATCACTTTAGTTGGTTTTTGGAAACCAAACTTTTCAGCTACCATACGCTCACAATATATGAAACCTTCCTCATCGGTCAAACATAAATGTATTACTGATGATTTATCATTTGTAGTTATCTTGGCATGTTGGTTTCTGAGGAGTTCATGTTTCCATTCCTCAAAGAAACTCCTTggtatttcaattttgtcctaAAGATTAAAGGATTGATGATTTTTAAATGATTGTttaaaaacatacttcaaaatatcaaaactaaagtatataaattaaatcgtATACCTCATCAGGACAAATGATTGTTTCAAATTTGTTGTTCCTTTGGTTATCAGTTCTGATATAAGTAATTTTTCATCGTTAGTTCAAATGGTTTGACAGCAAGATATATTCAACTATAATTAATCGAAAACAtaagatacaatttttataaaattaatacaaCATATGGATCAGTTGCAAATGAGGACTATATTTTTGAAGATTTTCATATAGAACATATAAAAACAAATGctttaaaacatatttgattGAAAAAGACCACAAATTTCGAAGTATTTGAAGCATGCAATTGAATATTATGATCCGTTGGAAAGGTAAATTAGTTGAAGAAGTTGAGCTTTTTACCTGCTTGAAGATGGTTCCATTGCAGATCTGGATGGTTGGTGAATTGTCAAAAGCAATTTTACCAGATGGAATGGCAGCAGGCGAAGGAAGACAGATTTTGTTTGGATACAGAGGAAGATAACTCAGTCTTGTATATGTTAATGGTAAAGTTAGAAAGTTAGAATGATTGAGAAGTATAGATTTTGCCAATAAGTGATTGGTCCCACAATATTGACTCAATACTTATATACTATTTCCATTTACAATAAgaatcaaaaataattttttcagatttattgaaaaatttatgtatttggtGAAAATTATAGACTAATGTTTTTGTTCTATATTATAGAacaaatacatatataataaaatgaattttagaataaaaaatagACGGAGTATGAGAAAAAATATTTTCGATATTAGAACAAAAAATATTCGATagctatttttgttttatatataaaaaagtttaGTTTTTACGGTTATGGAAGTATGGATGcatatatattttcaacaatatataaaaaggatagggGACATAAGTTAGATTTTGGCAGGCACTAAATGCATTTGTTTGGATTGCTAGTTATATGATAGTctaaatatattgattttacGATTGTATTTATAAAGTATACGTCTAACTAAAAagaattttgacaaaaataaattgtaatatatatactctaccaataaaaataattatttgaataCGAAAATATGCtccctaaaaaaatattagtttaattGATAAACATTAGCTGTGTAAAATAGTTGTACAAATATGTGTAATAAGGAAGGGTAATATAGTTGTTATCtacaacaatatataaaaaggtaATGTGAGTTTATGATGTACTTTTCAATAAACCTATTTTACTGttgacttagtttcacaacttatattaactaaaaatttaaaaaataattcaatcataaaaatttgaataagtGGCAAATTGGTTGACAATGTATGAATAATTACCAACTTAATACACTATCTAtagtatataaaaatagaatacaaatattttttgtgtcgatttttcataatatcCACAATATccttttttttggacataaaaaGGACACAGACAGGCCGAGAAAGCACGTGTGTGGCTCTCCAATATTTATAGAGTctgttaatattttatatagtCAGTCAATTTCAATTACATTcctatattatagtatagaataaaAGACggttcttttatattttaaaagttattaaaccaaatattatatccgtCTAGGCTgaaatttttgtataatttgaaATGGCGTGTTGATTAATAACGGTGAGTCCAAATTTGTATAACTTGATAATAATAAGAATACTAAAAATATAGTTGGTATATTTATAGAATGTATTAAGATTTAATATAGTCGGTATATAAAAGTTACATTCTTATATTAATATGTATATGATACACGAACTAAACATGTttgatagtaatattttttttatctattagttttaaaattgcTAAAATTAATATGTATTTACAATCAACAATTGTCAACTGTGTCAATAAAATTGGGAAGGAGAAAGTATCAATTATTTTGAGCTTGATATAACAAATAGTGGTAGTTGGGTAGGATAAGATTTTGGATAATGTAATCtaatattatatttgtattttaattgATTCTTTTTGATGTAAAAGCTTAAAATACTATTGAGTTGAGATTAACATAGTTCGGTTCACAGGCTTTGCTCACCAAATAGTTTCTATTGGGCTTGTGTTCTTGCAAAATTTAATGGAGACATACTATTGTGATTACATCGATGTCAAACCTCTTGGAAGCTTTACAACCATCTTCTTTGCAAAGCAGGTAATAcgaatttttgggtttttttcaTGAACTTGTGATTTGATTTGTTCATAAATTTTGAACATAATCTTTTCATATATGTTAAAACTgaaattatgttttgaattgATCTGTTGATAATTTTTCGAACACAATCTTGTTGATAAATATGCATTtattgttgaaaattgaaatagaaaTTTGGAGAGGTCGATCCAAATTTCATTCGTCAATTTGGAGATGAACTTCCTTCACAGTGGAAAATAATGGATTATCGATTTGAACATCATGTTGTTACATACAACAAAGATGAAGTCCATCCTCTTGTTACAGATGGATGGAAAGATATGAGGGATGTGTTTGATTTACATCAGAATGAAGTGATCGAATTCGCCTATCATGGTCAAGGACTTTTTGGTATTATGGCTTCAAGAAGATTTGAAAGTGAAGATCAAATTCCAGATTATCACAGCCGATCTGTTAGTCGTGGTAATTCTGTGAGGTTTCAAGTTGAACTTACGCGTGATAATATCAGCAATCCGTACCTGGTGAGTATTTTATAATAGATGTAATTTTCATGAGTTTCAAACATTGATATGATGATAGTTGTTTTGAATATTTACTGATGATGTTTTTAATTGTAAAACAGAGCATATGGAATGCTTTTGAGATTTATGTCAGAAACTCAAACTTGAATGTGATAACTGCTTGTTGTGACAATGGAACAAAGACTGAAATGCAAGTTGCAAAGCAAGACAATCCTTTTTGGATGACAGCCTTAGGTCCCGGTTGGTTTGGTTTTTGTCGCAAAAATGGGTTTCGTGCTGGTGATCAACTATGCTTTAATTTTTCGCTTGTTAACTGTGGTAATAATGTTGTGcgtgtttttaaaatttgaggTGAGAAAGTTGATTATGTTGGATGCTGCTTGTTGTTGAAAAAAGGGAGCTTGCAAATATGATTTGATGTAGGCTTTTGATTATGGTATTTAAGTTAATTTGGTATTAATGTTTGCTATTTTAGGTTAAGAAGATTTTAATGATTGAAGGTGTTGGCTGCAGAGTAAAATGTAGGTTATCTAAGTGTAATTTGGTTTGACTTTGTGGTAATTATGTGTAGGGTTGATGTTTATCCTTTATTTTCGTTGTTGATGTTGATTGTAGTTTATGATTGTTAATCAATGAAACTGTTTCCtggttttttttaatgttagtatatttaaattaaataatatgagTACCTGTATACAAATTTTAAAGTGGGTGTTTAGTTATATCAAATAAATATGCCAAGCTCAAAGTTGAAAAAATTAGATGAATTGtttattaaaacataaaaaaacataaaaataaaaaatataaataacattagAAAATATGTGATTTCCTTAAACCAATATCgatagttattatatatttgtaatAATGAGGATGTTGCCTTTGACGTGATGTTTGGCTATTTATTGTATAAGTAATCATCGGATAATGCTATTGAATTCGCAAAAAGGATAAAATAGCTTTTCAGTTATGATGTTGAATGTATctgtaaaaaaattcaatgtagTTATGAATTGAGTTATGaactttcaaattcattttaattaatattgaaGGTAGTTAAAAATAGTTGAAACGAACTATCATTTTTGTtaattgaaatgaaattatGGATATAAGCGCATATATTTTGCGTTTATAAGTTTGtccattttctcaaataatCATTAAGAATGAATGTTCATCATGGTAAATAAATGGAAGTTTCTCATTTGAGGTTAATTCGtactaatttatatttattggCCAATCAAAGTATATGTGGTTAGGGGTGCTAAAATCGAAACAAATCTAAATAATAACTGAAAAATGATCCAAAATAACTGAAAACTGCaaaaaatcgaagttttttggatATGTTTGGATATTCTATTGTGAAAACCACTGGATCTGATTGGATTTCGGATTCATTTCGAAAATAATTGCTTATTGTCattctaaaatttaaattttcattatattatatattacatcaagcttaatatttattttctcaaaaatttaaaactattatttgttaaaaaaattccaatttataatgtggatatccaaaaaaaattactattcaTTTGCAaccttaatatttatatttattaaaaaaaatcacaatttataATGTgaatatccaaaaaccgatccaaattaaataGCATAATGttggattggatcggatttctttatttgttattgaaaacCGAACtaaattgcaaataaatttcattttggatcggatgagatTTTACTTAAAAATCGATCTAAATCGAATCGCGAGGACCCTTATATGCGCGGTTGATATATTGAAATTTAACTTCATATAAGCTAtagaaattaatattaaattccTAGCTTTTGTACATATTTAGATACGGAAAaaagtataactctctgaatatCTACAACCAAAATTATGGTGTTTAATAGATAAAATCgtataaaggaaaaaaataataaaaaacaaacataagattttgtttgaagaaacaaaaatcaaacataattgGGTAGATGAATCAAACATAAATCGGGTAGATGTACGgggaaaaacaattttttaggaGTTGATTGAATAATTGGAGGGAATTTTTTTGATACAATTTGATTGTcacacaaataatatattataatacaATAAAAGGCTTCATCAATTTGAGCCATAAATTTGGGCCAAAGACAAAGTTGGCCCATGACAAACTCTATATCCAACCTTCTAAACCCACATCCAATTTGTTTCGTTTCAACATAACAATACGGCTAGGTTTGACTAAGGTGATTTAGCAAACAGTTTCCATTTGAAGGCAAACAAAATTCCAGATGTTTCCAAACAAATTTCATGTGAATCATTCAAAGTTTTGTTGATGTAGATCaggtaattttaaatttttatctgCAAAAAATATTCCATTATCTTATGAAAACTTTTGTAACTACATGATTATCAGATTTTACATGTTTAATATAGCTATAATCATATTAATCTATATCAGTAATACCAGTATCTATATCAGGAATTAACTTCTGGATGATTTAAATGGGTAGGATTATCTACGCAATACCCCAATTAACAATTTGGGAATATTGATATGGTTTTTGAGAAATATGATATTTCTGTCAATtgcaaaacaaaattatcataaattataGATGGGAATATTGTCAAGATTTCAGCTTGATAATCCATTACATATGATCTACTGTAATTCAGactaaaataactttaaataaAACTCCGGCAAAATATAATAGTTGTAATATTACAAAGCAAAGGATATGAAGTTCAACATTCAGCTTACACATATTATAGTAGATGACATTTGTTCTGACTAAGTCTTAGTACACATATACATTAGGTAAATAATTAGAAGTTCAGATTCAACATGATCAACACAAAAGATATCATATGATAATAAATAGGCTTTTGGAATAAAGTCGCAGAGCAACAAAGATTACCGGTCCTAGTTGTGATGCATATTCCGACGTATAATCCTCACATTAAGCTCATCTGTTTCTGGAAAAAAGACAAACCTCAAAGTATCTCCAGCCCTTGGTCTGTGAAGGCGAACGTAATCATACCATCCTTTACCAATGTGCTTCTCATATTTGCCAGTTTTCAGCGATCTTTCTGAAGTATAAATTTGGCACTCAGCTTCAAAAAGTGTGTCATCCGATATTAGCTGAATCTTGTTCACATTGGCAAGGACACCTCTGGAAATTGGATTTGGAAAATGCTgcaataataatacaaaaattatCACATTTACTGACTTTGAACTTAAATCTATATGATTAAACTCCATATTTTTCATAGGTTAAAAAATAAGCAATAATGAAGGCACGATAAGCCTAAATCGTATGAATCCAAAAAACAAATAGAATAGTTCGCAATCAAAGTATATATCTCAGGGtatataaacatattattatttattgtgcAAACAGGTAAAATGTCTCAATGGCATCACATTTGAAATGTAAATCGAATTAAGTATTAAAGAATTTCAATGGTATGAAATATTACCATCACTTGTTTCTTTGAAAGATTAGCCAAAGCCTTTGTCACCGTTGTATACCATGTAACTGTGACCTGTTCACCTTCTTCTTGAACATGATCTTCTCCATTATCCTCTTCCTCCGCTTCTTcctgaaaaaatatatattcgtAACAgaccattattttttatctgAAATATTGATAATTTGAAATGCAAGATCAATGAAAAGCATTACCATGACTTGAGGTGCTGCATCCTCAACCACACTTATAAAGGCCATATGAAAatcattgtttttaattttgtagtCAAGAAGAACCTTTATTGGTTTTTCAAGTCCAAAAACTTCGGAAACATTGTTGCCATTCATATAGAAATTGGTATCATCCTTTTCAAATGTTACATGTGCCCAATGATGACCTGCTACAATCCTACCATACTTTAGTCGATGAATCTCTCTTTTCCAAAGTTCATGAAACTCAGTTGAAATTAAGATTTTTGTCTGAAATTAAAGTTAAAATCCATGATTAGACAATCTGCATAATGTGAATGTGTTACTGAAATCAAAGTGCATATAATGGCATGGTTTACCTGAAAAGGACTGATAATTGTTTCAAATGTTGTCGGCCTATCAGGAATCTCCATCGTCTCAATGTATGTCATTGCGAATTCATTACGATGGATTTTATAATCGAAAAGCACTCTGGTAGGGTGCTGAAAACCAAACTTCTTAGCCACAACTTGGCCATAGAACATGAAGCAAATATCTTCATTCAAACTAAGATAAATCTTAACTGATTCAGAATTACTGCTAATTGTCCCTTCCTTTTCCTTTTGTTTGTTCAATTCGTATTTCCAATCATTGAAGAAACTAATTGGAATGTCAATTGGTCCCTAATATTgaaaaacattatatattttaaaacttgaCAAACAAATTGAttcatataacataaaaattaatgtcTGATAATCATCAGTGACAGAATCATTCCTAATAATGTGGGGGGTAAATTTTTtgtataacatataaaaatatacgaAAATAATAGTATCTACAATAGATAATATAAGTAATTAACGACTGGCGTACCTCCGTCGGATAAATAACACTTTCGAAAGTGCTTATTCTTTCATTTGGATTTCTTGGTGTAGTGctaaaaaatagcaaaaattacaaaaaaaaaaaatagattaaaagtCAGTCTATAAAGCAGTAAATTTGGTGATGGaaaaacaattcaaataaaCACCTATTAGTAAAATATTCAGATATATTCAAATTGAACAATTTATCTTACAAAAGAATCAGGGGTTTAATATTTCAActtatatatcacatatatgcTACGATTTTCGTAAAACTTAAGAACAATGACCAATGGAAGTCTTAATTTGTATGAATTTAGTAGTTTatcaatttaaataataaactgGAAAACATGATGATTTAAAAACGTTATTAAGCATGCATGATCAAATACATAAAAGGAACAAAGGATTCAAACTTGAGAAAGTACAAATTGATTACCATTTTGAAGAAGATGCCATTTGAATCTGAACGGTTTTGGTTTGATAGGGAATAAGGTTTTGACGGATCTAATGGCTGGGGAGAAGGTTCTTGCGTTATGATAGTTAAATGTTGAAAAGGAAAGTGCTTTTTGGCTTTTATCTCATAAAGTTAAAGAAGAATATGGAAAGTATTCCTTTTGTTGGGAAAAGACAACGGTTTGTGATGTGGTATAAGCAATAAAGAACTCTTTAGAAAGATTTTGTGACTGTTCATGTGGTATAATACTCAATACACGAATATATATGTCGTTTTCAATTAATTAGGACCACAATTCTTGGAATGTTTATTTGgtcatataaatattaaatgttgaataatactccctccgtctcaaaatataagcaaaaatttgtCAATAACACTTgatgtattttcttttaaatttataccagatatatttacttttgttgatctccttttgtttatattttgggacggattaTTAGTTGGTATCAAGAAACTTGGCTGAAGTGGGGTTATGCGGTGGAAAACATTATTGGTATTTAtggacggtgtaaaataattttacaccgtcggtgcatttAAAGTAAATCCTTCTTGAAAAGACACGGAGATATGGGTGTTAGCGattcggttttgaggcaaaaactcatccgataaaaaaataaattcatttgcggtttggttcggttttggatgacaaataaaaaaatccgatccaatattaggTGGtgtaatttggatcggtttttggatatccaaattataaattgtaattttttttaataaatataaatattataaaaatcgcTAAAAagtaatagtttgacatttttggcaaaataaatatcaagtttgacaacaaaatataacatataatatattcaagattaatattttggaatgacaattaccaattatatttgaaaattataaaaattaaaaaaaataaagaataaattaaactatcatatagtattaacaaaatttaaaataaaaaaagagaggttaatgcaatatatatatatatactaataaaaagataaataaatattaaaatatatgtatgtgatttggttcggtttgggatcaatttttggtttttgtttgcattgatttggatttgagcacccctacaCGGAGATGTAGTTCCTAAAATTTTTATTACTCCCACGAATATGGGAATCATATTTTCATTACATAATAAAGATGTCAAATATAAGGTCATTCTAAAAATTTATGTAGTATATATAATTGTCAGacacatattttttaattactacATATGATGTACCGccattttattgaattttttataaattaattttataccaatgatatatattagttaaattttaattaaacatataatgcATTACattttagaaaattaataaactcaacaataatagtatttaaaaaaaccaaatatttttcataaatatattCATAACATCTTAGAAATACTGAATAAGGATATATGCCATAATAAATTACATATTATTGAcgataataatatttgtatacATAAATGCATTACAattaaaatctaatatatttccTTCAACAATGTTATTGAGTTTACACCATTTTTTCCATCCTTTTGTAAAGGTAAActcaacaccattttcatcattttttgtcAATTTGCATGTGACATTTTCATGATGAGGACCGCATAGGATGAATTCTCTATAATCTGATAATGATAGGTGGTATCCAAAATCATGAGGTAGAACCTAAAGAttgacaaaattgatttgttaGTATATATGTACTGACAAACCATGACTATTAAATGATATAATACTTAAAAGAATATAAT encodes:
- the LOC123924330 gene encoding uncharacterized protein LOC123924330; its protein translation is METYYCDYIDVKPLGSFTTIFFAKQKFGEVDPNFIRQFGDELPSQWKIMDYRFEHHVVTYNKDEVHPLVTDGWKDMRDVFDLHQNEVIEFAYHGQGLFGIMASRRFESEDQIPDYHSRSVSRGNSVRFQVELTRDNISNPYLSIWNAFEIYVRNSNLNVITACCDNGTKTEMQVAKQDNPFWMTALGPGWFGFCRKNGFRAGDQLCFNFSLVNCGNNVVRVFKI